From Elaeis guineensis isolate ETL-2024a chromosome 16, EG11, whole genome shotgun sequence, a single genomic window includes:
- the LOC140854380 gene encoding uncharacterized protein — MGVREVEILGRKLTIHERDDTNDPSTGRALTGSWLWESALYLAEWMASEGRAYLDLAGRTVLELGAGTGLPGLATAVLGAARVVLTDVAPLLPGLWANVEANGLEGQVEVRKLRWGEEDEEAGEEVDVVVMSDVFFDPEEMEGLGRTLRGVWGEGTRAWAASEVRASVGECLEELGRDGFEVVELPGEIRPLLRAPGESSVFAVFLISRKGTRDE; from the coding sequence ATGGGCGTCCGTGAGGTAGAGATCTTGGGGCGGAAGCTCACCATACACGAGCGAGACGACACCAACGACCCGTCCACAGGGCGAGCCCTGACGGGCTCCTGGCTCTGGGAGTCGGCTCTCTACCTCGCCGAGTGGATGGCCAGCGAGGGCCGTGCCTACCTCGACCTGGCAGGGAGGACCGTCCTGGAGCTCGGCGCCGGCACCGGCCTACCGGGGCTCGCGACGGCGGTACTGGGCGCGGCACGGGTGGTTCTGACTGACGTGGCGCCGCTACTCCCGGGCCTGTGGGCCAACGTGGAGGCCAACGGGCTGGAGGGCCAAGTGGAGGTCCGCAAGCTGAGGTGGGGGGAGGAGGACGAGGAGGCGGGGGAGGAGGTGGACGTGGTGGTGATGTCGGATGTGTTCTTTGATCCGGAGGAAATGGAGGGGCTCGGGAGGACGCTGAGGGGGGTGTGGGGGGAGGGAACGAGGGCGTGGGCAGCAAGCGAGGTGCGGGCCAGCGTGGGGGAGTGTTTGGAGGAGCTGGGGAGGGATGGGTTCGAGGTGGTGGAGCTCCCGGGAGAGATCCGGCCGCTGTTGAGGGCGCCGGGGGAGAGCTCGGTGTTCGCGGTGTTCCTCATCTCGCGCAAGGGGACTCGAGATGAATGA